A stretch of the Panicum virgatum strain AP13 chromosome 9N, P.virgatum_v5, whole genome shotgun sequence genome encodes the following:
- the LOC120691750 gene encoding COBRA-like protein 7 has protein sequence MAASAAPQVVVLGLLLLAGLAAAQRGTTPAAAAPAPDPGCNGIQLTYSFQGRTKIRPFVSDINKQPYAFRANATVLNSGTRPLKSWAILVEFAHGEILVGVDGAVLTGGGELPYNTTEDAGNATSFSGYPQTDLLTPIATAGDLSQIQASVGIVGTLFAGPDPFDPFPTKLSLDNPDYACPAARNATPATLSTCCVLTPEAEANATVIDANATDPTKNFLPRGTGDLVITYDVLQAYPSSYLALVTLENNAKLGRLDNWRLSWEWRRGEFIYSMKGAHTSEVDTSGCIYGAQGQYYQSLDFSQVLNCDRKPVILDLPLSRYNDTQIGKIDNCCRNGTILPKSMDEKQSKSAFQMQVFKMPPDLNRTKLFPPANFKIAGASSLNPDYTCGQPVPVSPTAIPDPSGLDSTTLAVATWQVVCNITRTKEAKPKCCVTFSAYYNDSVIPCNTCACGCPANRRGPTCSTTAQSMLLPPEALLVPFDNRTQKAMVWAELKHHNVPRPMPCGDFCGVSINWHVSTDYTKGWSARVTLFNWEDVDMANWFAAIVMDKAYDGFEKAYSFNATAVGKNTIFVQGLEGLNYLGKQTNMSGTDYLVPGKQQSVLSFTKKLTPGIDVVAGDGFPTKVFFNGDECAMPQRIPMSSGFRTRLSSAFALVLVLAASAFLLLQQ, from the coding sequence ATGGCTGCCTCCGCAGCTCCCCAGGTCGTGGTCCTCGGGCTCCTCCTGCTCGcggggctcgcggcggcgcagagggggacgacgcccgcggccgccgcccccgcgcccgacCCCGGCTGCAACGGCATCCAGCTCACCTACAGCTTTCAGGGCCGCACCAAGATCCGCCCCTTCGTCAGCGACATTAACAAGCAGCCCTACGCGTTCCGCGCCAACGCCACCGTGCTCAACTCCGGCACCCGCCCGCTCAAGTCGTGGGCGATACTCGTCGAGTTCGCCCACGGCGAGATCCTCGTCGGCGTCGACGGCGCCGTGctcacgggcggcggcgagctgcccTACAACACCACGGAGGACGCCGGCAACGCCACCTCCTTCTCGGGGTACCCGCAGACGGACCTCCTCACGCCtatcgccaccgccggcgacctctcGCAGATCCAGGCCTCCGTCGGCATCGTCGGCACGCTCTTCGCCGGGCCCGACCCGTTCGATCCGTTCCCCACCAAGCTGTCGCTGGACAACCCGGATTACGCGTGCCCGGCGGCGAGAAACGCCACCCCGGCAACCCTGTCCACGTGCTGCGTCCTCACGCCGGAGGCCGAGGCCAACGCCACGGTCATCGACGCCAACGCCACCGACCCGACCAAGAACTTCCTCCCGCGCGGCACcggcgacctcgtcatcacctACGACGTGCTCCAGGCGTACCCCTCCAGCTACCTCGCGCTCGTCACGCTCGAGAACAACGCCAAGCTTGGCCGCCTCGACAACTGGCGGCTGTCGTGGGAGTGGCGGCGTGGCGAGTTCATCTACTCCATGAAGGGCGCTCACACGTCGGAGGTGGACACTTCCGGCTGCATCTATGGGGCGCAGGGGCAGTACTACCAGAGCCTTGATTTCTCTCAGGTGCTCAATTGCGACCGCAAGCCGGTGATCCTTGACCTGCCGCTGTCCCGGTACAATGACACCCAGATTGGGAAGATTGACAACTGCTGCAGGAATGGCACAATTCTGCCCAAGTCCATGGACGAGAAGCAGTCCAAATCGGCGTTCCAAATGCAGGTGTTCAAGATGCCACCGGACCTGAACCGGACCAAGCTGTTCCCCCCTGCCAATTTCAAGATCGCCGGTGCTTCATCGCTGAACCCGGACTATACCTGCGGCCAGCCAGTGCCTGTCAGCCCAACGGCAATCCCAGACCCAAGCGGGCTTGACTCGACGACACTGGCTGTGGCGACATGGCAGGTGGTGTGCAACATTACCAGAACTAAGGAGGCCAAGCCCAAGTGTTGTGTGACCTTCTCGGCATACTACAATGACTCGGTGATCCCCTGCAACACTTGTGCATGTGGGTGCCCTGCAAATAGGCGAGGGCCGACATGCAGCACGACAGCGCAATCCATGCTCCTGCCACCGGAAGCGCTGCTTGTGCCGTTCGACAACCGCACACAGAAGGCCATGGTGTGGGCTGAGCTGAAGCACCACAATGTGCCCCGCCCAATGCCATGTGGTGACTTCTGCGGCGTGAGCATCAACTGGCACGTCTCGACAGACTACACCAAGGGCTGGAGTGCTCGGGTGACATTGTTCAACTGGGAGGATGTCGACATGGCCAATTGGTTTGCTGCCATTGTCATGGACAAGGCGTATGATGGCTTTGAGAAGGCGTACTCGTTCAATGCCACCGCGGTGGGCAAGAACACCATCTTCGTGCAGGGTCTGGAGGGGCTCAATTACCTGGGGAAGCAGACCAACATGAGTGGAACGGACTACCTTGTACCCGGGAAGCAACAGTCAGTACTCTCGTTCACAAAGAAGCTGACCCCTGGGATCGACGTGGTGGCTGGGGATGGGTTCCCAACAAAGGTCTTCTTCAATGGTGACGAATGTGCCATGCCGCAAAGGATTCCTATGAGCAGCGGATTCAGGACCCGTCTCAGCAGTGCCTTTGCTTTGGTGTTGGTCCTTGCTGCTTCAGCTTTCCTGTTGCTTCAGCAATGA
- the LOC120690169 gene encoding pentatricopeptide repeat-containing protein At5g50990-like isoform X2, with protein sequence MSYANCLKKHPYRIVFPYANSILRASLEKGYPQKSLKDYSTLLHFTAFCPDYRTYALLLRACARCSDLYAAMEIHCHLTKVGLLSNQHITPNLLKLYIAHDRMLEARELFWSVLEWSTDPFHGNLMLMGFLKSGQLDKAYQIFKRMPVKDLVSWNSMIAGAVRSSHLKDAMNIFSRLVSSGLVPDGFSFSSVLSACARAGARRYGVWVHQLMMELGVEMNHIISSALVDMYAKCGRIDVATEIFNTVKRNHISVWNTMISGLAAHGLGSDVVILFRKMKSEEVIPDGLTFVALLTACSHCGMVEEARQYFKSMTTEYSITPEVEHYGAFVDALSRAGLLDEAYNLVRSMNVKPDAVIWRALLSACRRYRQTRLGEVTVEHMAFYSSGDYTLLSNIYSSANRWNDSEELWKQRKQKKIKKSKGLSWVELGGSTHEFKAGDRSHPDSEDIYQVLHGLSKRAKVEGYAPLTELVTKDVSEEEREENLTFHSEKLAVAYSVLKTGPGTEIMVSKNLQTCSDCHEWMKIISKVLCRVIIMRDRIRFHRFESGCCSCKDYWSSNTFDAPSTPFMQCPCLLFALEQLKSLHTYNVAEKFSGVKTEWPATILVFDIETTGFSRREDRIIEFAVRDLMGGKNSTFQTLINPEKDVKNTYIHGISNNMLSRPDVPRFGELIPILLQYVWSRQMDGKPVLWIAHNGRSFDVPFLFFEFRRCKVQMPGDWLFVDTLPIARQLVDSKGSKLSSVSLEKLRERYKIPLTGSAHRAMQDVTTLCYVLQKLTFELKLTVPQLLEKSFRASDLPATRPEK encoded by the exons ATGTCTTACGCAAACTGTTTGAAGAAACATCCCTATAGAATTGTCTTTCCATATGCCAACTCCATCCTCAGAGCTTCTTTAGAGAAAGGCTACCCACAAAAGTCACTGAAGGACTATAGCACTTTGCTCCATTTCACTGCTTTCTGCCCTGATTACAGAACTTATGCTCTTCTTCTCAGAGCTTGTGCAAGATGCTCAGACCTCTATGCTGCCATGGAAATCCATTGTCATCTTACTAAAGTTGGGTTGCTATCTAATCAACATATAACACCTAATCTGCTCAAGTTATATATTGCTCATGATCGCATGTTGGAAGCACGCGAACTGTTTTGGTCAGTGCTGGAGTGGAGTACTGATCCCTTCCATGGCAACTTGATGCTTATGGGATTCCTGAAGAGTGGACAGCTAGATAAAGCATATCAGATTTTCAAGCGGATGCCTGTCAAGGATTTGGTCTCATGGAATTCAATGATTGCAGGTGCAGTAAGAAGCTCACACCTGAAAGACGCAATGAATATTTTTAGCAGGCTGGTCAGTTCAGGTCTTGTGCCTGATGGCTTCTCATTCTCCTCAGTTCTTTCAGCATGTGCTCGTGCTGGTGCTCGGCGATATGGGGTCTGGGTGCATCAACTGATGATGGAATTGGGGGTGGAAATGAATCATATCATTAGCTCAGCACTTGTAGACATGTATGCCAAATGTGGAAGAATTGATGTGGCAACTGAGATATTCAATACAGTCAAGAGAAACCATATTTCTGTGTGGAATACAATGATTAGTGGCCTGGCAGCACATGGTCTTGGGTCCGACGTAGTGATTTTGTTCCGCAAGATGAAAAGTGAAGAAGTGATTCCTGACGGGCTTACATTTGTTGCACTCTTGACAGCATGCAGCCACTGTGGCATGGTTGAAGAGGCTCGCCAATACTTCAAATCAATGACTACAGAGTATTCTATCACACCAGAGGTTGAACACTATGGTGCATTTGTGGATGCATTGTCACGAGCTGGATTGCTGGATGAAGCATACAACTTGGTAAGGTCGATGAATGTAAAGCCTGATGCTGTGATATGGAGGGCTTTACTTAGCGCCTGTCGCAGGTATCGCCAAACCAGATTAGGTGAGGTCACTGTTGAGCATATGGCATTCTATAGCAGTGGGGATTATACCCTTCTTTCAAACATCTACTCATCAGCAAATAGATGGAATGATTCAGAGGAACTATGGAAACagaggaaacaaaagaaaattaaGAAGAGCAAAGgattgagttgggttgagttagGGGGGAGCACACATGAATTCAAAGCCGGTGATCGATCTCATCCTGATAGCGAGGATATATACCAAGTGCTGCATGGTTTATCTAAAAGAGCCAAGGTTGAAGGTTATGCTCCATTGACTGAGCTAGTAACAAAAGATGTCTCAGAggaggaaagagaagaaaacCTTACCTTCCACAGCGAGAAATTGGCAGTGGCTTATAGTGTCCTTAAGACTGGTCCAGGGACAGAGATAATGGTGTCAAAGAATCTGCAGACTTGCAGTGACTGTCATGAATGGATGAAGATAATCTCAAAGGTACTTTGCCGTGTTATAATTATGAGAGATAGAATTCGATTTCACCGGTTTGAAAGCGGATGCTGCTCCTGCAAGGATTATTG GAGTAGCAATACCTTTGATGCCCCATCCACTCCATTTATGCAATGTCCTTGTCTTCTATTTGCT CTTGAGCAGCTTAAATCGCTACATACCTACAATGTTGCTGAAAAGTTTTCTGGAGTCAAGACCGAATGGCCTGCAACTATCCTTGTTTTTGATATTGAAACTACTGGCTTCTCACGTCGTGAAGACAGAATTATTGAGTTTGCTGTTCGTGATCTTATGGGGGGGAAGAATAGCACTTTCCAGACACTCATAAATCCCGAGAAAGATGTGAAAAATACATATATTCATGGTATTAGCAACAACATGCTCAGCAGGCCTGATGTTCCAAG ATTTGGAGAGCTTATCCCCATTCTGCTACAATATGTTTGGAGTCGTCAAATGGATGGTAAACCAGTTCTGTGGATTGCTCATAATGGGCGTTCCTTTGATGTACCGTTTCTCTTCTTTGAGTTCCGACGGTGTAAGGTACAGATGCCTGGTGACTGGCTTTTTGTTGATACTCTTCCTATTGCAAGACAATTGGTTGATTCTAAGG GGTCAAAACTAAGCTCTGTGTCATTGGAGAAGCTGAGAGAACGCTACAAGATCCCCCTCACGGGGAGTGCGCACCGTGCCATGCAGGATGTGACAACCCTTTGTTATGTGCTTCAGAAGTTGACTTTTGAGCTGAAACTAACTGTTCCTCAGCTGCTGGAGAAGTCTTTCCGAGCATCAGATCTTCCGGCGACACGTCCTGAAAAATAA
- the LOC120690169 gene encoding exonuclease DPD1, chloroplastic/mitochondrial-like isoform X1: MSLSSICCGNFHLLKNSIGSTCGIKFLKYHSRSIYATLFSIRRHQSRPLSTTVLARSTRKGSKQSFSNSRHLHSESVESSIEVFKQSELEQLKSLHTYNVAEKFSGVKTEWPATILVFDIETTGFSRREDRIIEFAVRDLMGGKNSTFQTLINPEKDVKNTYIHGISNNMLSRPDVPRFGELIPILLQYVWSRQMDGKPVLWIAHNGRSFDVPFLFFEFRRCKVQMPGDWLFVDTLPIARQLVDSKGSKLSSVSLEKLRERYKIPLTGSAHRAMQDVTTLCYVLQKLTFELKLTVPQLLEKSFRASDLPATRPEK; this comes from the exons ATGTCCTTGTCTTCTATTTGCTGTGGAAACTTCCATCTACTAAAGAACTCCATAGGAAGTACTTGTGGTATCAAATTTCTTAAATACCATAGCAGATCTATATATGCAACTTTATTCTCTATCAGAAGACATCAAAGTAGACCTCTTAGTACAACAGTACTAGCAAGAAGCACAAGAAAAGGGAGTAAGCAGTCATTTAGCAATAGCCGTCATTTGCATAGTGAATCAGTTGAATCATCGATTGAAGTGTTCAAGCAGTCAGAGCTTGAGCAGCTTAAATCGCTACATACCTACAATGTTGCTGAAAAGTTTTCTGGAGTCAAGACCGAATGGCCTGCAACTATCCTTGTTTTTGATATTGAAACTACTGGCTTCTCACGTCGTGAAGACAGAATTATTGAGTTTGCTGTTCGTGATCTTATGGGGGGGAAGAATAGCACTTTCCAGACACTCATAAATCCCGAGAAAGATGTGAAAAATACATATATTCATGGTATTAGCAACAACATGCTCAGCAGGCCTGATGTTCCAAG ATTTGGAGAGCTTATCCCCATTCTGCTACAATATGTTTGGAGTCGTCAAATGGATGGTAAACCAGTTCTGTGGATTGCTCATAATGGGCGTTCCTTTGATGTACCGTTTCTCTTCTTTGAGTTCCGACGGTGTAAGGTACAGATGCCTGGTGACTGGCTTTTTGTTGATACTCTTCCTATTGCAAGACAATTGGTTGATTCTAAGG GGTCAAAACTAAGCTCTGTGTCATTGGAGAAGCTGAGAGAACGCTACAAGATCCCCCTCACGGGGAGTGCGCACCGTGCCATGCAGGATGTGACAACCCTTTGTTATGTGCTTCAGAAGTTGACTTTTGAGCTGAAACTAACTGTTCCTCAGCTGCTGGAGAAGTCTTTCCGAGCATCAGATCTTCCGGCGACACGTCCTGAAAAATAA